AAGGCTTCTGAAACACATCATTAGATGCTATCTAAGGTTGAGTGACGACTTGGAAGCACGCAGATTGTTAAAAGTCGTGTTGCCCGCCAAGTTGAGAGACAATACCTTTACAGAAGTGCTTAGAGACGACGTTGGATCCAAGAGATGTCTGGCGCAATTGCTCTTGACGCTAAACGAAGAAACCTCATGATGCATTCCCATAGATATATTTCTGTTTTTCCACTTTCCACTTTCCCGTATTGTTTTCACTTCGTTATCTCTTCTAATTTTGTATAGTTATATTTATACGCATAAAATGTATCAATTTCATTCATCTTTAGGTACTATTGGTACCATAGAGGCAAAATGCTCCTCTATTACTGTCACCACGCCCATCACCCGGGGGAGCCCCCCTATGTCACGCATAACGACGCCACGAATCAcgattccattttttcgaaATCTAAAGGTTTCGTCAAGATCAATGAAATATACATAGGCGTTTCTTGGCTACGAGTTGCGTTGTTGAGAAAGCAATTCTTCACGATTACGCGCAAGAGAGAGACTGTGTGTACCCGTTACCATCCTATCTTCTGAATCACTCTGCTAAACGCGTTTTTCCTTGTTCTTTTGCTGCATCTAAGTGAGCTCACAAACAACACAGAAACACGTataaaacaagaaaaacaagacgAATAGGCAAGACAAAGGTGTAAAACTAAGTTATAGAGCGAATCGTCATGTCCGCACATACTTACAAAAAGTTTGAAAACTCTACTTCGGGCGATTTGCCGGATAAAATGACAATCTACCAGGATTGCATGAACACGTTTAACGAATCGCCTGTCAATTCCAAGAAATGTCGTTTGTTAATTTCTCGTTTATTGAGGCTATTAGCTCAAGGTGAAACTTTTCCACAAAATGAAGCTACTGCGTTATTCTTCTCCATCTCGAAACTTTTCCAACATCAAAACGACTCTTTAAGACAAGCTGTTTATTTGGCAATCAAGGAATTGAGTGGTATTTCAGAAGATGTGTTGATGGCAACTTCTTCAATCATGAAGGATGTTCAAAACGGTTCTGATTTGATCAAGCCCAATGCTATCAGGTCACTGACCTATGTCTTGGATGAATCTACAGCTTTTTCAGCTGAAAGATTATTGAAAAGCGCCGTGGTAAGTAAGCACCCTTCAATCTCTTCAGCAGCATTATGTACTTCTTACCACCTGCTGCCAATTTCTGAAGTCACTGTCAAAAGATTCACCAATGAAACTCAAGAAGCTGTCCTGGATTTGAAACAGTTTCCAAATCAACACGCTGGCAGTGAATATTACCCAAACTCTACTTATATCTCTCAATACCATGCTCTTGGGTTGCTCtatcaattgaagaaaactgaTAAAATGGCATTATTGAAGTTAGTTAGACATTTCTCCGAGAACAACTCCATGAAAAATCAGTTGGCCAAGGTAGAGTTGGTCAAGATTGTCAATGATTTGATGCATAGAGACCCTCAATTATTCAATCAATTCAGACCGCTTTTGTCCGATTGGCTATCCAATAAGTTCGAATCTGTTCAATTGGAAACAGCAAAGTTAATCACCTCTTTTGCTACTCGCAATTCCCGCCTAGTGCCTCCAGAATTATATGCGGCTGCAATTAGCACCTTGCAATCCTTATTGACTGTCCCTCGCGTTTCTTCCAGGTTTGCTGCATTAAGAATTTTGAACAGAATCTCTATGGTTTCACCCGAAAAGATTGTTGTCTGTAACCCCGAGTTAGAATCTTTGATCAATGATTCTAATAGAAATATTTCAACTTATGCAATTACGACCTTATTAAAGACAGGTACctcaaaaaatatttcgTCTCTAATTTCCACTATCACTAATTTCATCCATGACGTCAGTGATGACTTTAagatcattattattgacGCCGTTCGTACCTTATCGTTGAATTTCCCACAGGAATGGAAagcaattttgaattttttaatcGACGTCTTGAAAAACAGTGAAGGTGGATTCAAGTTTAAAAACAGTATCGTTGAAGCATTAATTGATATTGTTTCATTCGTCCCCCAATCTAAAGAAGTTGCCTTAGAGAACTTGTGtgatttcattgaagattgtgaattcaatgaaatacTGGTAAGAATATTACACCTATTGGGTAAAGAAGGTCCATCAGCTCCAAATCCATCATTATATGTTAGACATATTTATAACAGAGTAGTATTGGAGAATTCTATTATCAGATCCGCTGCTGTGGTAGCTT
The Saccharomyces kudriavzevii IFO 1802 strain IFO1802 genome assembly, chromosome: 14 DNA segment above includes these coding regions:
- the SEC21 gene encoding coatomer subunit gamma (similar to Saccharomyces cerevisiae SEC21 (YNL287W); ancestral locus Anc_3.73), whose protein sequence is MSAHTYKKFENSTSGDLPDKMTIYQDCMNTFNESPVNSKKCRLLISRLLRLLAQGETFPQNEATALFFSISKLFQHQNDSLRQAVYLAIKELSGISEDVLMATSSIMKDVQNGSDLIKPNAIRSLTYVLDESTAFSAERLLKSAVVSKHPSISSAALCTSYHLLPISEVTVKRFTNETQEAVLDLKQFPNQHAGSEYYPNSTYISQYHALGLLYQLKKTDKMALLKLVRHFSENNSMKNQLAKVELVKIVNDLMHRDPQLFNQFRPLLSDWLSNKFESVQLETAKLITSFATRNSRLVPPELYAAAISTLQSLLTVPRVSSRFAALRILNRISMVSPEKIVVCNPELESLINDSNRNISTYAITTLLKTGTSKNISSLISTITNFIHDVSDDFKIIIIDAVRTLSLNFPQEWKAILNFLIDVLKNSEGGFKFKNSIVEALIDIVSFVPQSKEVALENLCDFIEDCEFNEILVRILHLLGKEGPSAPNPSLYVRHIYNRVVLENSIIRSAAVVALSKFALTKNDPTLYESIISLLKRIANDKDDEVRDRATIALKFIDSARNKQDVIAQNLIESKYYYDVPSLESKLNAYISSNADSFATAFDVNQVRKFTEDEMKAINLKRKQEQIFNQKSDTTLDVTPEADSVVQEKRADANSFAGPNLDDHQEDLLATKYADELLSIEQIKPFGQLVNSSRAISLTEPEAEFVVRGIKHLFKNNVVLQFNITNTLTDIALDNVAVVCTPEISDEVELQELFTLQVDRLLPAEEAACYVAFKKSDEIVMEGFLNNLTFTTKEINPDTNEPFEGDEGFQDEYEIDSIFLNAGDYVKSSFTGNFSATFDELPAEEIAVFNIQEDLSIQEVVDKLILNSSCLPVESTQFAPSDSNSHTLKLFGKSALTGSKVALQIKMVKSSKGLALKVQGKGEDSLLCSDLVNSLMQ